In Schizosaccharomyces osmophilus chromosome 1, complete sequence, the genomic window CGTCGCAGGACTGTTGCCTTTCTTGCTAATTATGTACGAATCACCTTCCATTGACTTAGAACTGAAAAGAAGCGTGTTGAACAAAGCTGCTGACTTCTTATATCGCCTTGCATCTGTGAATTGGGCtggatttttcttttttgaagagtGGGAAGTACTGTACCCTATTTTATCTATTATTTGGAAACCAAATAAATCCCATAActctttgctttcaatCTTGAATGATTTGAACATCCGAGCTATTTGCTTGGTGGATGCATCAGCTTCACCGATTCGGTTCATGCGGACGTTAAGTAGTTTCAAACCTTTTCTCAGTGCACATTCGTTTGCAAAAAAACTGCTGcattattcttttaccGAGATTATAGCATTCTTTTTCCGATGGAGTATATACTCGAAAAGTCAAATTCCAGAACATCGGTTTTGTATCTTTCTATCAATTTTACAGTTTTATAATGTGACCCCTAATTTGGCGACTAATCTGGTTTTAAACAGTTTGTTCCAAATTTCTTCAGTATCGAATGAAGAAAGTTTTATGGTTGCCCAGTTGCTAAACTGCCTATCTTTAAATGGatattttatgttttcCGGGTATATTGCTAGGCTTGCTGCCATGGGTTACCTTCGAGAATCAATGTTAATGGCGGATTCCATGGATGTGCAACGCCAGATTATACTTCATcttcctttgtttcaaatCTCTCAGCAAGTAAGAAGCAAGCTTAATTATATACTGGCAAGAGGAAGCTATATAATTGACTATGATCAATGTTGTTCTTATATTGAGCAGTTTAGAAAGAGTCCTTCAAGTTTTGCATTTAAGAAAGGTGAGAGTTTTTCCATAATCGTTTACACACTATTACAAACTTTTTCCGTATGTGAAAATTCTATCTACATCAACTTTATGgtattattttatatatatcaTTACTGCATGTTGAAAGAATTCTTCGATTGTGTCATTTACACCCTTAGCAAGCCTCATATCCGTTATTCGGTGCTCCTACTATTTGTTAAGGCTTTCCCAAACATTGTCATGGATAAACAAGTTATAGATCATATTCGTTTGTCAAAACCTGAAAGTTTGATAGAAGGTTATTTGCTTCACGAGATTAAACACCTTTATCAGTTGGACttcgatttttctttaaagacGCCTGAGGATGAATCATTGTGTAGAGAGATGCAAGATTTATTGGGGAGTGATTCTTTCAGCACTGGTCCTTTTGGTGAGGATTTTAAGCCATACAAAGCTTTGAATAGCTTGtttgaagatttttttaaagcagATGACGATGATTCAAATTTTGCTCTGACAAATTCTTTGataattatgaaaaaacaTCTTGCTCTGACTGAAAACTACAGCTGCTTCACAAGCTATATTGCAGACAGAATAACAGTAGAACAAGCTAATTACTCAGTATTCATTACCAAATTGTTAGAGCTTTATGGAAACAATGTTTTCACAATCGGAGACTTATGGACAATTACAAATCGGCTATCAGAAACCTATGAAGAAGGCATGAAAGGGCATATCGTGGATATTTTCATGAGCGCCATCTTCGTTGATGAGCGGAACTTAAAAATGGTTCATTTGtttaattgtttattatgGGATGCCAGAAAACTAAGCATTGGGCTTGAATTTCTAAAATTTTTGATACAGCATTGCAGCAAAAGTGAGCTGAATCTTAAGTGTATTTGGAATATTCTAAGGAGTTTAGATTTCCACGAGATCATTTGGGTGGTGCCTGAGAAAGAGCTTTTGAGGAGAATAATGGAGAAATATTTGTCTTTTCCGTTTCATGGCAtgataaatgaaaatttaataaagCAGATACTTGAATTAGATGAGTTTGTTGCGCAAATGTATGCAGCTTGGTTGACTACACTTACAAGGGAAGAATTGGGTGATGTTTCTGAAGATGTGATGGAAAACATATTGATGGCAGGATTCATTGAAAAGGGATTCCACTCGTGGTATGTAATATGTTTGGGCCTTCCTAATacattaaaaatttttcaaagagtTTTACTTTACTCAGTGAATAGGAATTTGGGTTTACCATCCCACTTCCTCTCGTTTCTATCTACAATTACTGAGCATATTGTACATAAGAGACCGGATGAAGTGTTCATAATAAAGTTTAAGGAAAGCTtgcaaaatctttttcatatccTAAAGGAGCAAGTATTGGGTGCTGAAGATGAGAATGATTCACTTACAGCTAGGTAAGTAATTTTACAGAAGTGTGAAACGATTACTAACTGTTTACAGGCTCAGATGTTTTTCCCAGCTAGTCCTTCAATTTCATAATTACCTGGATAGAGACGAATCTGTGGAATCTTTACGTACGTTATCAACGAAAAATTATGTATATAAAAACCAATCTCTTTTTGACTTAATGGCATTCATTATCGACAATGTCAAATCCCAGCCACTTTACGAGGATGAAACTTCCATTTGCTTCAATGCTTGGACAACTATTGAGTGTGGGTCTTTCAGTTCGAACCTACCAGAGGCTTTAAAGGAATTTAATCCGCGAAAAGCTGGTCTCGAAATCTCAATATGGTGACATTGAACGTAAGCGGATATTACAAATGTAATCACAAAATGCTTTGCTGCCTCGTGGTGTTGGGATTTTCGATAAGACAATGTTCATGTATTTATTCTGGCGGCCTTTTGGGTgtccatttttattttttcattttatttttgcatGTGTGATAAATAAGTTTAATGGTTTTTTCTAATACTAGCAGTAAATGCTGATATCTGATTGCAAATGTATCGAATGTCaagcaataaaaattgGCTAATTTGatccaaaaaattaagtataacagaaaagaaatcatatTTTGATTAAGTCAAGCCAAATCTTGTATTAGCCAAAGCAAAATATTCCTACGCTTTTTCAATACAGAAATGCAGAAGTAACAAGTTTATATGATATAATGATATTTTGATACGTTACTTGGTATTTGTTGTTATTATTTATGCACTGTCGAGGTTATATTACAATTTTGATAGAAAAAGGACCTTCATGTTTAGGAATCCTTTGTACTGTGACACTATTTGTTCTGGAAATTCTGGCTGCATTCTCTGAAGAAGTATATCTGCGTactattttttccttcttcataCAGAACAGTTAAATGAGCAATTTATACGAGAAAACAAGACATAGAAAACcattaatttttgttattaaTGTTTGTATAATGTTATAGAGcatttgttttaaattGTCTCTAGCGAAAGCTCTTTTggtagaaaagaaatgcaaaacaaaccagTGATACACCTGTAGCTTATAAGATCCACAATCACACCAAGTATAGTAGCTATATTGTTGAGTAAGTGCTAGCAGGGAATGGAGTGACGTTTTCGTACTTGGTGTAGTTTATATGAACTTTCGTGTTGTATGCTAAAGACAAATTAAATAGTAATTTATTTGGGATCGAAATAATACGCTCCTTGGGTAGCAACTGGACGATTGAACGACTTGTTTCAACTGTTCAAATAACTCGATCGGATGGGAACtctttaaaaatattcttcttAAGGTTGACCATTTCAagtcttttaaaaaagacgATGATTCTATTCCAAATGCactttatttcttttggctactttttgttaaattaaattcaccattttggtttcatgcaaaatttacaaaaggcAAAGCGCACCAAGATTTTATGTTTAGTAGTCTCATCGAcgtatttatttaattgaTTGCTGATATAATAGAAATCAGTgcatcaaaacaaaagcattcGTTAGTGCCGGGCATGACAATCCAAAAGTCCCTGCATCGTGAAGTGTAAAGATACCTTGAAAGGTTTCAGTTGACAATGggtttcttcttgttcGTTTGGTATTTACTGACAGTGGATAATacgaaataaataaagaaaccaTTTTAAAGGAGAAATCGTCGGCGCATGCATCGTTGAAATTTAAATCCCCCATCTGTTACGTTGCATATAcgacttttcttttatttattattacaCTCGTTAAAGAAATGTTTGTCCCTTCTTCTCAAGCATGAAGCATAATTAGTGTTTCTTGATATCAAGCCAAGTGTGTTAGAGCAAGAATGACAAATATTTGTTCAAAGAAACAGGCCAACACCGCTGCTCTTGGTACgaagaaagaagcaatcgagcgaaaaaaaatactttcctttaaatcgttgttttcaattcacTAGTTTATGCTTACTACTGTTCGACCTCTTCTTGCAATGTCTATTGTATGAGactcttttgtttggttACTTTACTTCTATCTTGGTGGATGCATGTTCTTTGAGTCAGTCTCTAAAATTTGCTATAATGTTTAtcatttataaaaatgaagcCGACGAATGTTCTATAATGATTGAATCCATGGAATGGCGTTGACCTTAGAGGTTGTTCCTGTCACTGTGCCGTGACACTACAGTATGTAAAGGTTCTTGggctttccttttttttgtatattgTCAAACATGGAGAATGTTCGAAAGCTGAGAACCGGAATCTGACATTCATGAATGCTGTTGGGCTTGAGGACATGGGAATAGCTATCACCTACGATTATTTCTGAGAGCTTTCtctatttttaaataaaatagtGTCATGGaattataataataaaaatattctaAGGGCATTAGCTCTATGCCCTGCGAATATTTATCTGCAATTAAGATTCGTTTTCGAGAATGCGCAAATGAGAGACTGTATTTATAGTTTATGAAgtaaaagaatggaaatcATATATGAACGCTACAAACTTCCAGTTGAACCAACGAAACTATATtctgcaaaagaaaactataCATACCTTCATTTGtgcaaatccaaaaaaggAACGTAAATTCAGTTCTTATAAACAAGCCACTTATCAATACTTCGCAATTGATCTTATTGGAATACTATTTCAGTTCTTGTCATACTTTTTCAGCTCTTGTCATTGAAACGCCATTTTCACTTATTGTCATTCGAGAGTTTAGTACAATTTAAGACAGCTTCAATGCTTCTTACTTGATAAATATAACAGTATTTTATAAGAACAGTATAACTCCCATGAAATGAACCCCATTCGTTTTTACttgaaaattcaaagagCTCACCGATGAGCGGGAATACGCTGCCAAGAGCCAAAAATTAGAATCTTTGACAATGTCTCAAAATTCAGAGGCAACATCCTCCGGAAGAAACGTCtctaataataataatcaaaataaaagtaaaaaagatgaGATTCGACGCGTTCCTTCGCCATCGTCGCATTTTATTGCTGGAGGGTAAGCTACATTGCCAAATACAGAAGCAAGTTCATGCGAATGCTAATAAAAGAACAGAGTTGCAGGGATGCTTGGAGCAATTGCTACAGCTCCTTTAGATGTTGTCAAAACGAGGCTTCAGTCAGACTTCTACAAGGATCGAGTCCTGAAACAATCTGGGCCAAAACATGGACCTCGAGCTATTTACAGGCAATTTGTAGATACTTGCttaattttaaataatGTCCGATTACAAGAGGGTGCACGGGCTTTATTTCGAGGGCTTGGACCCAATTTGGTAGGAACGATTCCAGCTCGATccatcaattttttttcttacgGCAACGGAAAACGGATTATTGCTGATCATTTCAATGATGGCAAGGAATCATCTCAAGTCCATTTAGTTTCTGCTGCCATAGCAGGGGTCATCACCTCTGCTGCTACCAATCCAATATGGCTAGTGAAAACCAGATTACAGTTGGATAAACGAAGCGGACAAACAGCCCGCTATAAATCGTCATTGGATTGTATAATAAAAACGGTTAAAGTGGAAGGAATCGCAGGTCTATATAAAGGTTTATCAGCGAGCTTACTAGGAGTTGGTGAGAGTACGTTGCAGTGGGttgtttacgaaaaatTCAAGCACACTGTTGCTCTTCGACAACATCAAAGACGAGAGCTTGGCTATAAAGATACTTTATATGataaatttttggattGGTCCGGTAAACTGGGAGGTGCGGGACTTGCTAAGTTCATTGCTGCTGCCATTGCTTATCCACATGAAGTTGTTCGTACACGGTTAAGGCAAAGTCCTTCAACAAATGGGGTACTAAAGTACAATGGTTTGTTGCAATGCTTTCAGCTAGTTTGGAAAGAACAGGGTGTTGCAGGCCTATATGGCGGGTTAACAGCTCACTTACTTCGAGTTGTCCCTAATGCCTGTATACTTTTTGGAAGTTATGAGGTTATCATGCAGTTTATTGGCTAAAAAGTAATTTTTATGTTGATGCGATGGTTTGGATTTGCATCATTATTTAGAGATTTCTTTCAGCAGTCCATTGTCTTCTGAAATAGTTTTAATAGAATCGAAAACAGGGAGAATTAATTGTTTTGCTCTCTATCGCATTTGCTCCTGCTAAACGATCTACAATACATACATGCATTCAATTTTGGTTGCTTTAATTGAACAGAAATAATTAATTGGTCTGATCCGGCTGGTGCTTGGGTTTataatctttctttctttctctttgattttttggaacaataaaataaaaatttatttgattttgcaACTTTTCGATGAATGATACTTCGCGCTTGAAATAGCATTATCAATCGCAATCCGATTACAATTAAATTCTCGAAAAAGTGCAGAGTTCATTGTCTGTTTATAAAGCAACAGTCATGCTGGACTCCCATCTCATAGAGTGCTAAcagacaaaaaaatgagGGGGTTATTCATTCTACAATTGTTAAAGTTCGCAACATGTGCCATTTTCAAGTTACTGAATCTGATTAACAAAAGATTGCTATGTAGATAAAGATGAAATTTAAGGTATAATTATATTGGTTCATGTAAATTCGTTATACAGATTATTCGGTTCCACTAAATTGCTTGGCACGTTCCCAAAGCTTCAAAGCAGTATCGACGTAGGTTTGCTCATCGCTGTAGTATTGCAAACCGAGggacttggaaaaagagTTGTCTATGTTGAAGaacttttcattaaaaggGACATCAGAAGGCTCGGAAATAACATCCTTCTTCTCGGGAAGTTTTTCGCGAAGAATCTTACTAATGTTGTTGGTAGAGAATGGACCTTGAGTAACGAGCATACGGCCATTGCTCAACTTGGGGCTTTCAAGAGCCAAAACGTGAGCGTCGGCAATGTCACGAACATCGACTTGCCAGCGCTGTATATTGGGTTGCACTTTAGAGCCATTGACGAGCTTCCACAAAACTTGATTGGAAGTATTCAAGGAGTCCATACTGTTCATGGGGTGAATGGGAGGACCAAAGACGTAGGGAGGGTTGACAGTGCTAATGTCGAAGTgcaattgcttttccttGACAAAATCACGAGCTGCCTTTTCAGCTAACTTTTTGGAAGCAGAGTAAGCGaaatttccatttttgGTCTGGAGAGCATCTTCATAGCTAAGAGGATTCCAGTCCTTCTCAGAATAGGAGTAGCCGGTGTTGGGATCAGCGGTGGGATTATTGACAGCAGCGAAGGAAGAAGTAATAACTACACGCTTCACCTTGGGTTCGGTCACGGCGGCCTCCAAGGCACTGAGTGTGCCTTTCACGGCGGGGTCCAAGAGTTGAGTTTTATTGTCAGTAACGTTATCAGTGAAGAAAGGGGAAGCAACATGACAAACATAATCACAACCCTTGACAGAATCCTGGAACGCGTTGGGCTCAACGATGTCTTTGACGATCACAAATTCGATCTTGTCCTTGAGCTCGGGGTTCAAACGGACAAGCTCCTTTGCCTTCTCCATACTACGGACGGTACCACGCACACGGTAACCCTTATTGAGCAATGCGACAGCGACATGGGCTCCAATGAAGCCAGTAACACCGGTGAC contains:
- the srb8 gene encoding mediator complex subunit Med12, whose translation is MSHKEHISASDESNSASTAISELDVRSNPESLLDYLANREEIPDKRLYDEKTDAQSFSSVEAISKGHVYTTYVENERGSAALSVKNHLKNPVAFQNLHRFSKTLLSSQASIPINIPFARCDPPPRVRLSETRKTAWLQDLANDNICLSELSKKIPHGVWGKDIIQLVLDFRVPLPRAIWFIRCAGTNEIRSFFKKYPNSASKDWVLLWTDVIGDFLLNFFTNHLGDDVQAFSSNFIYVNRLFGRLLIEKLIIPSFFISKVISLIPNLPMHVYPLIITFLDYFSVTIFRDTSIIKNCVAGLLPFLLIMYESPSIDLELKRSVLNKAADFLYRLASVNWAGFFFFEEWEVLYPILSIIWKPNKSHNSLLSILNDLNIRAICLVDASASPIRFMRTLSSFKPFLSAHSFAKKLLHYSFTEIIAFFFRWSIYSKSQIPEHRFCIFLSILQFYNVTPNLATNLVLNSLFQISSVSNEESFMVAQLLNCLSLNGYFMFSGYIARLAAMGYLRESMLMADSMDVQRQIILHLPLFQISQQVRSKLNYILARGSYIIDYDQCCSYIEQFRKSPSSFAFKKGESFSIIVYTLLQTFSVCENSIYINFMVLFYIYHYCMLKEFFDCVIYTLSKPHIRYSVLLLFVKAFPNIVMDKQVIDHIRLSKPESLIEGYLLHEIKHLYQLDFDFSLKTPEDESLCREMQDLLGSDSFSTGPFGEDFKPYKALNSLFEDFFKADDDDSNFALTNSLIIMKKHLALTENYSCFTSYIADRITVEQANYSVFITKLLELYGNNVFTIGDLWTITNRLSETYEEGMKGHIVDIFMSAIFVDERNLKMVHLFNCLLWDARKLSIGLEFLKFLIQHCSKSELNLKCIWNILRSLDFHEIIWVVPEKELLRRIMEKYLSFPFHGMINENLIKQILELDEFVAQMYAAWLTTLTREELGDVSEDVMENILMAGFIEKGFHSWYVICLGLPNTLKIFQRVLLYSVNRNLGLPSHFLSFLSTITEHIVHKRPDEVFIIKFKESLQNLFHILKEQVLGAEDENDSLTARLRCFSQLVLQFHNYLDRDESVESLRTLSTKNYVYKNQSLFDLMAFIIDNVKSQPLYEDETSICFNAWTTIECGSFSSNLPEALKEFNPRKAGLEISIW
- the rim2 gene encoding mitochondrial carrier, pyrimidine nucleotide Rim2, translating into MSQNSEATSSGRNVSNNNNQNKSKKDEIRRVPSPSSHFIAGGVAGMLGAIATAPLDVVKTRLQSDFYKDRVLKQSGPKHGPRAIYRQFVDTCLILNNVRLQEGARALFRGLGPNLVGTIPARSINFFSYGNGKRIIADHFNDGKESSQVHLVSAAIAGVITSAATNPIWLVKTRLQLDKRSGQTARYKSSLDCIIKTVKVEGIAGLYKGLSASLLGVGESTLQWVVYEKFKHTVALRQHQRRELGYKDTLYDKFLDWSGKLGGAGLAKFIAAAIAYPHEVVRTRLRQSPSTNGVLKYNGLLQCFQLVWKEQGVAGLYGGLTAHLLRVVPNACILFGSYEVIMQFIG
- a CDS encoding flavonol reductase/cinnamoyl-CoA reductase family protein; amino-acid sequence: MSNQQLVLVTGVTGFIGAHVAVALLNKGYRVRGTVRSMEKAKELVRLNPELKDKIEFVIVKDIVEPNAFQDSVKGCDYVCHVASPFFTDNVTDNKTQLLDPAVKGTLSALEAAVTEPKVKRVVITSSFAAVNNPTADPNTGYSYSEKDWNPLSYEDALQTKNGNFAYSASKKLAEKAARDFVKEKQLHFDISTVNPPYVFGPPIHPMNSMDSLNTSNQVLWKLVNGSKVQPNIQRWQVDVRDIADAHVLALESPKLSNGRMLVTQGPFSTNNISKILREKLPEKKDVISEPSDVPFNEKFFNIDNSFSKSLGLQYYSDEQTYVDTALKLWERAKQFSGTE